A portion of the Candidatus Zixiibacteriota bacterium genome contains these proteins:
- the dnaK gene encoding molecular chaperone DnaK, with protein sequence MTDKIIGIDLGTTNSCLSVMEGNEPVVIPNAEGGRTTPSVVGLKAGERLVGQIAKRQAITNPLNTVFSVKRFMGRQYDEVTEEIKNFPYKVKRAANGLAAIEIEGRDYTPQEISAMILGKLKQAAEDYLGQKVTKAVITVPAYFNDAQRQATKDAGKIAGLEVMRIINEPTAAALAYGLDKKKAQKIAVFDLGGGTFDISILELGDGVFEVLSTNGDTHLGGDDFDKRIIDWMVAEFKKSDGIDLSKDPMALQRLKEAAEKAKIELSTVKETTINLPFVTADASGPRHLNLSLTRAKFEGMVEDLVARCMNPVKKAMADAKVSSTEIGEVVLVGGMTRMPKVVEEVERFFGREAHKGVNPDEVVAIGAAIQGGVLAGDVKDVLLLDVTPLSLGLETLGGVFTKLIERNTTIPTKKAQVFSTAADSQTSVEIHVLQGEREMALDNRTIGRFILDGIPAAPRGVPQIDVTFDIDANGILNVSARDLGTGKVQNIRIESSSGLSKPEIEKMVRDAEANVEADRKRKADVETKNNADQMAFQCEKFVKESGDKIDASAKADLERQIEKLKELVMGSDFAAMKAETERLQTIMQNAASQLYQQAAQQRTQSAPPQGEPASGSTQQSQAGGEAVDADYEVVK encoded by the coding sequence ATGACAGATAAAATCATTGGTATCGACCTCGGTACGACCAACTCGTGCTTGTCCGTAATGGAAGGCAACGAGCCGGTTGTCATCCCTAATGCCGAGGGCGGCCGCACCACGCCATCAGTGGTCGGTCTTAAGGCCGGCGAACGCCTGGTCGGCCAGATTGCCAAACGGCAGGCGATCACCAACCCGCTTAACACCGTGTTCTCGGTGAAGCGGTTTATGGGACGGCAATACGACGAAGTTACCGAGGAAATCAAGAATTTCCCGTACAAAGTCAAACGTGCCGCCAACGGCTTGGCCGCGATTGAGATCGAAGGTCGGGACTACACGCCGCAGGAAATCTCGGCGATGATCCTCGGTAAACTCAAGCAAGCCGCCGAGGACTATCTCGGCCAAAAGGTGACCAAGGCCGTCATCACGGTGCCGGCGTACTTCAACGACGCCCAACGCCAGGCCACCAAGGACGCCGGCAAGATCGCCGGGCTCGAAGTGATGCGCATCATCAACGAGCCGACCGCCGCGGCGCTGGCCTATGGTCTCGACAAGAAAAAGGCGCAGAAGATCGCCGTGTTCGACCTTGGCGGCGGCACCTTCGACATCTCGATCCTCGAACTCGGGGACGGGGTGTTTGAAGTGCTCTCCACCAACGGCGACACCCACCTCGGCGGCGATGACTTCGACAAGCGCATCATCGACTGGATGGTCGCGGAATTCAAAAAGTCTGACGGCATTGATCTGTCGAAAGACCCGATGGCACTCCAGCGCCTGAAGGAAGCTGCCGAAAAGGCCAAGATCGAACTGTCGACGGTGAAGGAGACAACGATCAATCTACCGTTTGTCACGGCGGATGCCTCCGGCCCGCGCCATCTGAACCTGTCGCTGACGCGCGCCAAGTTCGAAGGCATGGTCGAGGACTTGGTCGCGCGCTGCATGAATCCGGTCAAGAAGGCCATGGCCGACGCCAAGGTGTCGAGTACCGAAATCGGTGAAGTCGTCCTGGTCGGCGGTATGACCCGCATGCCGAAAGTGGTGGAGGAAGTGGAACGCTTCTTCGGCCGCGAAGCACACAAGGGCGTGAATCCGGACGAGGTTGTCGCCATCGGCGCTGCAATTCAGGGCGGCGTCCTGGCCGGCGACGTCAAGGACGTGCTGTTGCTCGATGTGACTCCGCTGTCGCTCGGACTCGAAACGCTCGGCGGCGTCTTTACCAAGTTGATCGAACGCAACACGACCATCCCAACCAAGAAGGCACAGGTCTTCTCAACCGCTGCGGACTCGCAGACGTCGGTCGAGATTCACGTGCTGCAGGGCGAACGCGAAATGGCGCTCGACAATCGCACCATCGGCCGCTTCATTCTCGACGGCATCCCGGCCGCGCCGCGCGGCGTGCCGCAGATCGATGTCACCTTCGACATCGATGCCAACGGCATTCTCAATGTCTCGGCGCGCGATCTCGGCACCGGCAAGGTGCAGAACATTCGCATCGAGTCCTCTTCCGGGCTCTCCAAACCGGAAATCGAGAAAATGGTGCGCGATGCTGAAGCGAACGTCGAGGCCGACCGCAAGCGCAAGGCCGACGTTGAGACGAAGAACAACGCCGACCAGATGGCGTTCCAGTGCGAGAAGTTCGTCAAGGAGAGCGGCGATAAAATCGACGCTTCCGCCAAAGCGGACCTCGAACGCCAGATCGAGAAGCTGAAAGAGCTGGTCATGGGTTCTGACTTCGCCGCGATGAAGGCCGAGACCGAGCGCCTGCAAACGATCATGCAGAACGCCGCGTCACAGCTCTACCAGCAGGCGGCGCAGCAGCGCACGCAGTCAGCCCCGCCGCAGGGCGAGCCGGCTTCCGGCTCGACCCAGCAGTCGCAAGCGGGCGGGGAAGCGGTCGACGCCGACTACGAAGTCGTGAAATAA
- a CDS encoding PD40 domain-containing protein — MLKPRFVLLIAALLVSLSGAQAQFYFGKNKVQYQPFAWKVLQTDHFRIYFYDQESGLAEIAAAAAEGSYDHLADKFNFHIFRKIPLIIYSAPTFFTQTNVTPTLLPESVAGFTEFFKGRMVVPFSGSIADFQRVVRHELVHVFTFDKIQSVMSQYRKMSYYGPPLWFTEGLAEFWSREWDSEADMVLADMALEGTLRPIHELEYLSGSFFMYKYGESFCHYVAETYGEDKLQMIFENWWKAGTFRQLFKLTVGKSLEDVGSEWVYHLKKRYFPDLKTADLPAKTTSSVTEKQFAVKPVPLNIEYRGADDWVAYKANKLGYSGIYMRSPSRGEEITLVKGERSPGFESLHLLQSRISASRDGRIAFVSKRYERDVLYIYDVFSQGIVQTFEFPRLYQLVSPSWSEDNRRLVFAGATYGGFHDLYILNLQDSSLTRLTNDIYFDTEPIFAGNDVIFASDRGNYGYEGYTNLFRFSAGDSVITPLTYGRFNDRSPSLTADGVLFSSDRGGFANIYLLDGAGQLRQVTSFATGAFDPVLAGDRLMFSGYQNFSFSIYAAPFDTTGLPTMPLPEAQYSAWNPDRLGGEESTGVLDYANEFSFDVAQSAIAYDAVYGTIGGFQAVFSDMLGDKLYYILLSNTADTKNDLLKSFNFGVTYINKTHRINYGVGAYHLFDEHYDDYEGYYDERQSGVQGLVSYPLSKFSRVETSAFLRHSFKEKPLFRESRHAILMTNYASVVHDNSLWDISGPIDGIRANATVGLTTDFYSGKFFNRLMFVDLRNYLRIRKYSAFATRAFGFWSAGDEPQRIYLGGSWSLRGYERREFYARKVLLLSNELRFPLIDNLFIGFPFGRMGFQAIRGALFADVGTGWNDEFERFYGSFGAGARVALGYMAVLRFDLSKKTNFDTFEPGLKFDFFFGWNF; from the coding sequence ATGCTCAAACCACGATTCGTGCTTCTCATCGCCGCGCTGTTGGTCAGTCTCAGCGGCGCGCAGGCGCAATTCTACTTCGGGAAAAACAAGGTACAATACCAGCCGTTCGCGTGGAAGGTGCTGCAGACCGACCACTTCCGCATCTATTTCTACGACCAGGAAAGCGGTCTGGCGGAAATCGCGGCGGCCGCCGCCGAAGGCTCCTACGACCACCTCGCCGACAAGTTCAATTTCCACATCTTTCGCAAAATCCCGTTAATCATCTATAGCGCGCCCACGTTCTTCACCCAGACCAATGTGACGCCGACCCTGCTGCCGGAAAGCGTAGCCGGCTTCACGGAATTCTTCAAGGGTCGGATGGTCGTGCCGTTCTCCGGCTCGATCGCTGACTTCCAGCGTGTGGTGCGGCACGAGCTGGTCCACGTCTTCACTTTTGACAAAATTCAGTCGGTCATGTCGCAATACCGCAAGATGAGTTACTACGGGCCGCCGCTCTGGTTCACCGAAGGCTTGGCCGAGTTTTGGTCGCGCGAGTGGGATTCGGAGGCCGACATGGTGTTGGCCGATATGGCGCTCGAGGGCACGCTCCGGCCGATTCACGAACTCGAGTACCTCTCCGGTTCGTTCTTCATGTACAAGTACGGCGAATCGTTCTGCCACTACGTCGCCGAAACTTACGGCGAAGACAAATTGCAAATGATCTTCGAGAACTGGTGGAAGGCCGGCACCTTCCGCCAGCTCTTCAAGCTGACCGTAGGGAAGTCGCTCGAAGACGTCGGCAGCGAGTGGGTCTACCATCTCAAGAAACGTTATTTTCCCGACCTGAAGACGGCTGACCTGCCCGCCAAGACGACTAGCTCTGTCACCGAGAAACAGTTTGCGGTCAAGCCCGTGCCGCTCAATATCGAGTATCGCGGGGCCGACGATTGGGTCGCCTACAAAGCCAACAAGCTCGGCTATTCCGGGATTTATATGCGTTCGCCGTCGCGCGGCGAAGAAATCACGCTGGTCAAGGGTGAACGCTCACCCGGTTTCGAGTCGCTGCACTTGCTCCAGTCGCGCATCTCGGCTTCCCGCGATGGTCGCATTGCGTTCGTTTCCAAACGCTACGAGCGCGACGTGCTCTACATCTATGATGTCTTCTCGCAGGGGATCGTCCAGACCTTTGAGTTTCCGCGGCTCTACCAGTTGGTCTCGCCCTCCTGGTCCGAGGACAACCGGCGCTTGGTCTTTGCCGGCGCTACGTATGGCGGGTTTCACGATCTTTACATACTCAATCTGCAAGACTCGTCGCTGACGCGCTTGACGAACGACATCTACTTTGACACCGAGCCGATCTTTGCCGGCAATGACGTGATTTTCGCGTCCGACCGTGGCAATTATGGCTATGAAGGCTATACCAACCTTTTCCGCTTTAGCGCCGGCGACTCGGTGATTACGCCGCTAACCTATGGCCGCTTCAACGATCGCTCCCCCAGCCTGACGGCCGACGGTGTTCTCTTTTCTTCCGATCGCGGCGGATTCGCCAACATCTACCTGCTCGACGGCGCTGGCCAGCTCCGCCAAGTGACCTCGTTTGCGACCGGCGCCTTCGACCCGGTCCTGGCCGGTGATCGCCTGATGTTCTCCGGCTACCAGAATTTCAGCTTCAGCATCTATGCGGCGCCATTCGACACCACCGGGCTGCCGACGATGCCGCTCCCGGAAGCACAGTATTCGGCCTGGAATCCCGACCGACTGGGGGGCGAAGAATCGACCGGTGTTCTCGACTACGCCAATGAGTTCTCGTTCGACGTCGCACAATCAGCCATCGCCTACGATGCCGTCTACGGTACCATCGGCGGCTTTCAGGCAGTCTTCTCCGACATGCTGGGCGATAAGCTATACTATATCCTGCTTTCGAACACCGCCGACACCAAGAACGACCTGCTCAAATCGTTCAACTTCGGCGTCACCTACATCAACAAGACGCATCGCATCAACTACGGAGTCGGCGCCTACCATCTCTTCGACGAGCACTACGACGACTACGAGGGCTACTATGACGAGCGCCAAAGCGGCGTGCAAGGGTTGGTGTCGTATCCGCTTTCCAAGTTTTCGCGCGTTGAGACCTCGGCTTTCCTGCGTCACTCTTTCAAAGAGAAGCCGCTCTTTCGTGAGTCGCGCCACGCGATCCTGATGACCAATTATGCCTCGGTGGTTCACGACAATTCTCTCTGGGATATCTCCGGACCGATCGACGGCATCCGCGCCAATGCCACCGTCGGCCTGACGACCGACTTCTATTCCGGCAAATTCTTTAATCGACTGATGTTCGTCGACCTGCGCAATTATCTGCGGATTCGCAAATACTCGGCATTCGCCACGCGCGCCTTCGGCTTCTGGTCCGCCGGCGACGAACCGCAGCGGATCTATCTCGGCGGCAGTTGGTCGTTGCGCGGCTACGAGCGCCGGGAATTTTACGCCCGCAAAGTCCTGCTGCTGTCGAACGAGTTGCGCTTTCCGTTGATCGACAATTTGTTCATCGGTTTTCCGTTTGGTCGCATGGGCTTTCAGGCTATTCGCGGCGCGCTTTTTGCCGACGTCGGCACCGGTTGGAACGATGAATTCGAACGCTTCTACGGGTCCTTCGGCGCCGGCGCGCGTGTGGCGCTCGGCTATATGGCCGTCCTGCGTTTCGACCTCTCCAAGAAGACCAACTTCGACACTTTCGAGCCCGGCCTAAAATTCGATTTCTTCTTCGGATGGAACTTCTGA
- a CDS encoding D-tyrosyl-tRNA(Tyr) deacylase → MRLVIQRVKWARVEVESEVVGAIDTGLLVLVGATHTDSERDAELLAERTVNLRIFQDEQDKMNLSLLDVGGSVLAVSQFTLYADTRRGRRPAFTDAMEPQCAQQMFEHYKAALARHGVRVASGVFGARMDVSLCNEGPVTIILNSEEKRS, encoded by the coding sequence ATGCGGCTTGTGATTCAGCGGGTGAAGTGGGCGCGGGTGGAAGTAGAAAGTGAAGTCGTCGGCGCTATCGATACCGGGCTCTTGGTGTTAGTCGGAGCCACTCACACGGACTCGGAGCGCGATGCCGAACTGCTGGCCGAGCGTACGGTCAATCTCCGAATCTTCCAAGACGAGCAGGACAAGATGAATTTGTCGCTGCTTGACGTTGGGGGAAGTGTCCTTGCGGTGAGTCAGTTCACCTTATATGCCGACACGCGGCGCGGGCGCCGACCGGCGTTCACCGACGCGATGGAGCCCCAATGCGCTCAGCAGATGTTTGAGCACTACAAGGCTGCGCTGGCCCGGCACGGCGTGCGTGTCGCCTCCGGCGTGTTTGGCGCACGGATGGACGTATCACTCTGTAACGAGGGACCCGTGACGATCATTCTCAATTCGGAAGAGAAGCGATCATGA
- a CDS encoding PQQ-binding-like beta-propeller repeat protein has protein sequence MYRRLLLFVCALAVIAGCAPRFSTFKNTAPATGFVQHRVNASGNAVLESGAVAIDTILFERKLNGGMAAQVVGNQQFLVVPTFNKRIYFLNPSTGREITSLETESAVGSAAAVQHELIYFAEESGSDQVTCFNLVNGKKVWSLKVVDPPGPPIISGDELFITSRIGKVICANRWTGVVQWEQDLHCHFYAPVAADSARVYVGTDRGDIVAVSRSDGNELWRFAAGSTVFAQPLADQLIYVGTGAGTLWALDPASGSEIWRYDCVSSIHTTPVLRENRLIFGADDRVAYCLNAQDGELLWRYETTGIIQSSPIIAGEMVILANSAGSIYQFNLDGQLLSQLSVKGTIQAPAAVIDGKVYVVTTQRRLYCLGR, from the coding sequence ATGTACCGCCGGCTGCTGCTCTTCGTCTGCGCACTGGCCGTCATCGCCGGCTGTGCGCCCCGCTTCAGTACCTTCAAGAACACCGCCCCGGCCACCGGATTCGTCCAGCACCGCGTCAACGCCAGCGGCAATGCCGTCCTGGAATCTGGCGCCGTGGCCATCGACACAATTCTGTTCGAGCGCAAACTTAACGGCGGCATGGCCGCACAAGTGGTCGGCAATCAACAATTTCTCGTCGTGCCGACTTTCAATAAGCGCATCTACTTCTTGAATCCGTCCACCGGCCGCGAGATCACCTCGCTTGAAACCGAATCAGCCGTCGGCTCGGCAGCGGCCGTGCAGCATGAACTGATCTATTTTGCCGAGGAATCGGGTTCCGATCAGGTCACCTGCTTCAATCTGGTCAACGGCAAGAAAGTCTGGTCGCTCAAAGTCGTCGATCCGCCCGGACCACCGATCATCAGCGGAGACGAGTTGTTTATCACCTCCCGAATCGGCAAAGTCATCTGCGCCAATCGCTGGACCGGGGTGGTTCAATGGGAGCAGGACTTGCACTGCCACTTCTATGCACCGGTCGCGGCCGACAGTGCGCGAGTTTACGTCGGCACCGACCGCGGCGACATTGTCGCTGTGAGCCGATCCGACGGCAATGAACTGTGGCGTTTCGCCGCCGGCAGCACCGTCTTCGCCCAGCCGCTGGCCGACCAGCTAATCTACGTCGGCACCGGCGCGGGCACCCTGTGGGCTCTCGATCCGGCCAGCGGCAGCGAAATCTGGCGCTATGACTGCGTTTCGTCAATTCACACAACTCCCGTGCTTCGAGAGAACCGCCTGATCTTCGGCGCCGATGATCGCGTAGCTTACTGCCTCAACGCGCAGGACGGGGAGCTTCTCTGGCGCTACGAAACCACCGGCATCATCCAGTCCTCGCCGATCATTGCCGGAGAGATGGTCATCCTGGCCAACAGCGCCGGATCGATCTATCAGTTCAATCTGGATGGTCAACTACTCTCTCAACTCTCCGTTAAGGGCACGATTCAAGCTCCAGCGGCCGTTATCGATGGCAAGGTCTACGTCGTGACCACGCAGCGACGGCTCTATTGCCTCGGCCGCTGA
- a CDS encoding Hsp20/alpha crystallin family protein — MYLTITKPQNRFGLLSTEMDRMLGEIFNGFNGNTMLDADSNWTPRADVHETPENFIVHLDVPGVDKNDIKVKFEDNTLTVTGERKYESRNEEKDFRHVERTYGTFTRSLRLAKDVDAQKIQAAYKNGVLEITLPKAEEVKPKEIEVKIG, encoded by the coding sequence ATGTATCTCACAATCACCAAGCCGCAGAATCGCTTCGGTCTCCTGAGCACTGAGATGGACCGCATGCTGGGCGAGATCTTCAACGGATTCAACGGCAACACTATGCTTGATGCCGACTCTAACTGGACTCCCCGGGCGGATGTCCATGAAACCCCGGAAAACTTTATCGTACACCTCGATGTTCCCGGAGTCGACAAGAACGACATCAAGGTGAAGTTCGAGGACAACACGCTGACTGTGACCGGTGAGCGCAAGTACGAGTCGCGGAACGAAGAGAAGGACTTCCGCCATGTCGAGCGCACCTATGGCACCTTCACGCGCAGCCTGCGCCTGGCCAAGGACGTTGATGCGCAGAAGATCCAGGCCGCCTACAAGAACGGTGTGCTTGAGATCACGCTGCCGAAGGCCGAGGAAGTCAAGCCGAAGGAAATCGAAGTCAAGATCGGCTAA